From a region of the Saccharomyces paradoxus chromosome IV, complete sequence genome:
- the RPN6 gene encoding proteasome regulatory particle lid subunit RPN6 (Essential, non-ATPase regulatory subunit of the 26S proteasome lid~similar to YDL097C): MSVPGSKLKEARKLVNEKQYDEAEQVYLSLLDKDSSQNSTAGASVDDKRRNEQETSILELGQLYVTMGAKDKLREFIPHSTEYMMQFAKSKTVKVLKTLIEKFEQVPDSLDDQIFVCEKSIEFAKREKRVFLKHSLSIKLATLHYQKKQYKDSLALINDLLREFKKLDDKPSLVDVHLLESKVYHKLRNLAKSKASLTAARTAANSIYCPTQTVAELDLMSGILHCEDKDYKTAFSYFFESFESYHNLTTHNSYEKACQVLKYMLLSKIMLNLIDDVKNILNAKYTKETYQSRGIDAMKAVAEAYNNRSLLDFNTALKQYEKELMGDELTRSHFNALYDTLLESNLCKIIEPFECVEISHISKIIGLDTQQVEGKLSQMILDKIFYGVLDQGNGWLYVYETPNQDATYDSALELVGQLNKVVDQLFEKASVLY; this comes from the coding sequence ATGTCTGTTCCGGGttcaaaattgaaagagGCCAGGAAACTGGTCAACGAAAAACAGTATGATGAGGCTGAACAAGTCTATTTGAGCCTGCTAGATAAAGACAGTTCACAGAACAGCACAGCCGGTGCTAGTGTGGATGACAAGCGTAGGAATGAACAGGAGACAAGCATATTGGAATTGGGGCAACTGTACGTGACTATGGGCGCAAAGGACAAGTTGCGTGAGTTCATTCCTCATTCCACGGAGTACATGATGCAGTTTGCCAAATCCAAAACGGTAAAAGTGTTGAAGACGttgattgaaaaattcgaGCAAGTGCCGGACTCCTTGGATGATCAGATCTTTGTGTGCGAGAAAAGTATCGAGTTTGccaaaagagagaaaaggGTGTTTTTGAAGCATTCACTGTCGATCAAATTGGCCACATTACACTACCAGAAGAAACAGTATAAGGACTCATTAGCATTGATTAATGATCTATTGAGagagttcaaaaaattggatgATAAGCCCTCCTTGGTGGATGTGCACCTATTGGAAAGTAAAGTTTACCATAAACTGAGAAATCTAGCTAAGTCCAAGGCCTCATTGACTGCAGCAAGGACTGCTGCTAACTCCATATACTGCCCTACACAAACTGTTGCGGAGCTGGACTTAATGAGTGGTATCCTGCACTGTGAAGATAAAGATTACAAAACTGCATTTTCGTACTTCTTCGaaagttttgaaagttACCACAATTTAACTACGCATAATTCCTACGAAAAGGCATGCCAAGTCCTGAAATACATGCTATTGTCTAAGATCATGCTAAACCTTATTGACGATGTAAAAAACATTCTAAACGCCAAATACACAAAGGAAACGTACCAGTCTCGAGGCATTGACGCCATGAAAGCTGTAGCTGAGGCTTATAACAACAGATCGCTTTTAGACTTCAATACAGCGCTAAAACAATACGAGAAAGAGCTGATGGGTGACGAACTGACAAGGTCCCATTTCAATGCATTATACGATACTTTATTAGAGTCCAATCTGTGTAAGATTATTGAACCATTTGAATGCGTGGAAATATCTCACATTTCCAAAATAATCGGTCTGGATACTCAACAAGTTGAGGGAAAACTCTCCCAAATGATACTAGATAAGATATTCTACGGTGTTCTAGATCAAGGTAATGGCTGGCTGTACGTCTATGAAACTCCGAATCAGGACGCTACATACGACTCTGCATTAGAATTAGTCGGGCAATTAAATAAAGTCGTCGATCAATTATTCGAAAAAGCAAGTGTCTTGTACTAG
- the SNU23 gene encoding U4/U6-U5 snRNP complex subunit SNU23 (Component of the U4/U6.U5 snRNP complex~similar to YDL098C) yields the protein MSNFGRRTWNREEYAEQARSGYDDQSLKATLTSTELQALKSKYTNYDRLIKGSLKDLNKRKLAANTDTLSSFKRGKKFGFYCDICNLTFKDTLQYIDHLNHKVHAIKFENLFDEPLIIDIRDNDDVPQEEFELCYHNLVKEFIEVNSTEIQSKRKRFLNAGMDKSKKMVTKPSIENESKVSQMMGFANFATSKK from the coding sequence ATGTCAAATTTTGGCAGGAGAACTTGGAATAGAGAGGAGTACGCCGAGCAGGCCAGAAGTGGCTATGACGACCAATCCTTAAAGGCTACATTAACTTCGACAGAATTGCAAGCATTGAAATCTAAATATACGAACTATGATCGTTTAATCAAAGGCTCACTAAAAGACCTCAATAAAAGGAAGCTTGCAGCAAATACGGACACTTTATCGTCTTTCAAGAGAGGAAAGAAGTTCGGGTTTTACTGCGATATTTGTAACCTAACTTTCAAAGACACGTTACAATACATCGATCATTTGAACCACAAAGTACATGCaataaaatttgaaaaccTATTCGATGAACCATTAATTATAGATATAAGGGATAATGATGACGTACCGCAAGAGGAATTTGAATTATGTTATCATAACTTGGTAAAAGAATTTATCGAGGTGAATTCTACAGAGATCCAGTcgaagaggaagagattTCTAAACGCAGGTATGGACAAGTCGAAGAAGATGGTTACTAAGCCTTCTATTGAGAATGAATCAAAGGTTAGTCAAATGATGGGGTTTGCCAATTTTGCCACAtccaaaaaatga
- the PMT5 gene encoding putative dolichyl-phosphate-mannose-protein mannosyltransferase PMT5 (Protein O-mannosyltransferase~similar to YDL093W) produces MNNEHLLKVDPVPNVIIKRGPLRSFLITDPCDNLSSLRTVTSPKEKLLVAFLLIFTAIVRLRNISLPNSVVFGENEVGTFVSQYVNNVFFTDVHPPLVTMLYAAVSSVFGFKGFFNYGDIGTEYPANVPYIAMRFFSATLGIMSVLVLYLTLRVSGVKIAVAAICTVCFAIENSFVTMSRFTLIEGPFVFFMACAVYFFRRSELYLPNSYKAKKSLVAASIALGFAVSSKWAGLFTIAWAGIIVLWRVWFMIGDLSKSIGSSVKYVAFHFTCLLGIPTIIYFLIFSLHIKTLNANGISSSFFPAEFRKTLKFNNVIKETVAEVAVGSAVSLNHVGTAGGYLHSHLHNYPAGSMQQQVSLYPHFDQNNKWIIELAERPNDNVTSFQNLTDGTIIKLRHLRTGCRLHSHDHKPPVSQNADWQKEVSCYGYEGFEGDINDDWIIEIDKKRSEPGPAQEHIRAIETKFRIKHYLTGCYLFSHPEKLPEWGFGQQEVTCAYFAREDLTSWYIEENESEVSLPNPEKVSYKKMSFWQKFVAIHKFMFYLNNYMDTSHAYSSEPKTWPLMLRGIDFWNENGREVYFLGNAVLWWSVTAFICTFIIGVAVELLAWKLGANILQNKHIINFHYQVFQYLSGFVAHYLPYFFAGQKLFLYDYLPAYYFGILAFGHALDLISTYISNKRNNTGYIVVVIFTIACFHFFNEHSPLIYATGWSSNLCKRSKWLGSWDFYCNSLLLADSHYELNIE; encoded by the coding sequence atgaataATGAGCATTTGCTGAAGGTGGACCCCGTCCCCAATGTGATTATTAAACGCGGCCCTTTAAGATCTTTTCTCATAACAGATCCCTGCGACAATTTGAGTTCATTGCGAACAGTCACTTCACCTAAGGAGAAGCTTCTAgttgcttttcttctgatATTTACTGCTATCGTTAGACTACGCAATATCTCCCTACCAAATAGTGTTGTTTTTGGTGAAAATGAAGTTGGTACTTTTGTATCTCAGTACGTGAATAACGTTTTCTTCACCGATGTTCATCCTCCCTTAGTAACAATGCTATACGCAGCCGTGTCATCTGTTTTTGGATTCAAaggatttttcaattatgGGGACATTGGAACTGAGTACCCCGCAAATGTTCCATACATCGCGATGAGGTTCTTTTCTGCTACTCTAGGGATCATGTCCGTTCTGGTATTATACTTAACGCTACGGGTTTCTGGTGTGAAAATTGCGGTCGCCGCCATTTGTACTGTATGTTTTGCAATTGAGAACTCTTTCGTAACGATGTCTCGCTTCACCTTGATAGAGGGCCCCTTTGTCTTTTTCATGGCATGTGCTGTTTATTTCTTTAGGAGATCGGAACTTTATTTGCCAAATTCATATAAAGCAAAAAAGTCGTTGGTTGCTGCGAGTATTGCATTAGGATTTGCAGTCTCTTCAAAATGGGCTGGCCTCTTTACGATCGCATGGGCTGGTATCATTGTCCTTTGGAGAGTGTGGTTTATGATCGGCGATTTGTCAAAATCCATTGGTTCTTCCGTCAAATATGTGGCGTTTCACTTTACCTGTTTATTAGGTATTCCAACcatcatttattttttgattttcagTCTGCATATCAAGACATTAAACGCAAATGGTATTAGTAGTAGCTTTTTTCCTGCTGAGTTTagaaaaactttaaaattcaataatgtTATTAAGGAGACTGTAGCAGAAGTAGCAGTGGGTTCTGCTGTTTCATTGAATCATGTTGGAACGGCAGGCGGTTATTTGCACTCTCATCTCCACAATTATCCAGCTGGTTCCATGCAACAACAAGTTTCTTTGTATCCTCACTTCGACCAAAATAACAAATGGATTATCGAGTTAGCTGAACGTCCAAATGATAATGTCACAAGTTTCCAAAATTTAACGGACGGTACCATAATCAAACTAAGACACCTTAGAACCGGCTGCAGATTACACTCACATGACCACAAACCTCCTGTCTCTCAAAATGCGGATTGGCAAAAAGAGGTGTCTTGCTATGGCTATGAAGGGTTCGAAGGTGATATAAATGATGATTGGATTATTGAAAtcgataaaaaaagatcagaACCTGGCCCTGCCCAGGAACATATTAGGGCTATCGAAACCAAATTCAGAATAAAACATTATCTAACTGGTTGTTACTTGTTTTCACATCCTGAAAAACTTCCGGAGTGGGGATTTGGACAGCAAGAAGTTACATGTGCATATTTTGCAAGAGAAGACTTGACTTCATGgtatattgaagaaaatgaaagcgAGGTTTCTCTACCAAATCCAGAGAAGGTCtcttataaaaaaatgagtTTTTGGCAGAAGTTTGTTGCTATTCACAAATTTATGTTTTACCTCAACAATTATATGGATACTAGTCATGCCTACTCATCTGAACCGAAGACTTGGCCCCTTATGTTGCGTGGTATTGATTTTTGGAATGAAAACGGTAGAGAAGTATACTTTTTAGGTAACGCTGTTTTGTGGTGGTCTGTTACGGCATTTATTTGTACATTCATCATTGGGGTAGCCGTTGAACTTCTTGCATGGAAATTAGGTGCGAACATTTTACAGAATAAGCATATCATAAATTTCCATTACCAGGTCTTCCAGTACTTATCAGGCTTTGTCGCCCATTATCTCCCTTACTTCTTTGCGGGGCAAAAGTTATTTTTGTATGACTATTTACCGGCCTATTATTTTGGTATTCTGGCTTTTGGTCATGCTTTAGACCTAATTTCAACCTACATTTCtaacaaaagaaacaatacTGGTTATATAGTGGTGGTTATTTTTACGATTGCatgttttcatttcttcaacgAGCATTCACCACTAATTTATGCTACTGGATGGTCGAGTAACTTGTGTAAGAGGTCCAAGTGGTTAGGAAGTTGGGACTTCTATTGTAATTCACTATTACTAGCTGATAGTCACTATGAATTAAACATTGAATAG
- the BUG1 gene encoding Bug1p (Cis-golgi localized protein involved in ER to Golgi transport~similar to YDL099W): MSEQESDELKRMKQLEEARKRVEELKKKKNKKSKGKKNKNSNATGSIGSETPDLESTPAEELAHEQTVEVDLTKSENNDQDAEGNKENEEAEEKEIGQVKSNNSATQEKETEEGNSTFANVEEDSAENTSKGEVQGAVGSSNFEQAADVEKIIEPQEEKKTIQPQEEREPSNSPATTDDLFANDDNQESDFLTTIEKKKEEDELIKLRAENEKLTQENKQLKFLNMENETTVDDLQDQLQEKEDIINSLQNDLQTTKDELIATLQRLKEAETKSARNATTTPIQFADFNTSSNNLTPSQSVNNSGTQMTRENNMEVDRLMLDKWRQWNVDMTTWRSIGSGPIMEF, from the coding sequence ATGTCTGAACAGGAGTCTGATGAACTTAAACGTATGaagcaattggaagaaGCTAGGAAGAGAGTagaagaattgaagaaaaagaaaaataagaagagTAAAGGtaagaagaataaaaatagcAACGCTACTGGCTCTATAGGATCCGAAACGCCTGATTTGGAGAGCACACCAGCAGAAGAGCTCGCACATGAACAGACAGTAGAAGTTGATCTCAcaaaaagtgaaaacaaCGATCAAGATGCCGAAGGTAATAAGGAGAATGAAGAggctgaagaaaaagaaataggACAAGTTAAATCAAACAACTCGGCCACACAAGAGAAAGAGACTGAAGAAGGTAACAGTACTTTTGCGAATGTGGAAGAGGATAGTGCAGAAAACACTTCAAAAGGGGAAGTTCAAGGAGCTGTAGGAAGTAGCAACTTTGAACAAGCGGCAGACGTCGAAAAGATCATAGAACCacaagaggaaaagaaaactataCAACCTcaagaagaaagggaaCCTTCAAACTCACCAGCTACGACAGACGATTTATTCGCTAATGACGACAATCAAGAATCTGACTTTTTGACCacaattgaaaagaaaaaagaagaagatgaattGATCAAACTAAGGGCGGAAAATGAGAAGCTCACgcaagaaaataaacaacttaagtttttgaatatggaaaatgaaactaCTGTAGATGACCTGCAAGATCAATTGcaggaaaaggaagatatCATTAATAGTTTGCAAAACGATTTGCAAACTACAAAGGATGAACTAATTGCCACCCTGCAAAGACTAAAGGAGGCAGAAACTAAATCAGCGAGAAATGCCACAACAACACCTATTCAATTTGCGGATTTCAACACTTCAAGCAATAATTTAACTCCCTCACAATCCGTAAACAATTCTGGTACACAGATGACTCGTGAGAATAATATGGAAGTGGATCGTCTTATGCTGGATAAATGGCGCCAGTGGAACGTAGATATGACCACTTGGAGAAGTATTGGTTCCGGTCCAATAATggaattttga
- the PMT1 gene encoding dolichyl-phosphate-mannose-protein mannosyltransferase PMT1 (Protein O-mannosyltransferase of the ER membrane~similar to YDL095W) — protein MSEEKTYKRVEKDDPVPELDIKQGPVRPYIVTDPSAELASLRTMVTLKEKLLVACLAIFTAVVRLHGLAWPDSVVFDEVHFGGFASQYIKGTYFMDVHPPLAKMLYAGVASLGGFQGDFDFENIGDSFPSTTPYVLMRFFSASLGALTVLLMYMTLRYSGVRMWVALISAICFAIENSYVTISRYILLDAPLMFFIAAAVYSFKKYEMYPANSLNAYKSLLATGIALGMASSSKWVGLFTVTWVGLLCIWRLWFMIGDLTKSSKSIFKVVFAKLAFLLGVPFALYLIFFYIHFQSLSLDGDGASFFSPEFRSTLKNNKIPQNVVADVGIGSIISLRHLSTMGGYLHSHSHNYPAGSEQQQITLYPHMDANNDWLLELYNAPGESLTTFQNLTDGTKVRLFHTVTRCRLHSHDHKPPVSESSDWQKEVSCYGYSGFDGDANDDWVVEIDKKNSAPGVAQERVIALDTKFRLRHAMTGCYLFSHEVKLPAWGFEQQEVTCASSGRHDLTLWYVENNSNPLLPEDTNRISYKPASFISKFIESHKKMWHINKNLVEPHVYESQPTSWPFLLRGISYWGENNRNVYLLGNAIVWWAVTAFIGIFGLIVITELFSWQVGKPILKDSKVVNFHVQVIHYLLGFAIHYAPSFLMQRQMFLHHYLPAYYFGILALGHALDIIVSYVFRSKRQMGYAVLIAFLAASAYFFKSFSPIIYGTPWTQELCQKSQWLSGWDYNCNTYFSSLEEYKNQTLTRRESQPAATSTVEEITIEGDGPSYEDLMNEDGKKIFKDTEGNELDPEVVKKMLEEEGANILKVEKRAVLE, from the coding sequence ATGTCGGAAGAGAAAACGTACAAACGTGTGGAGAAGGATGATCCCGTGCCCGAACTGGATATCAAGCAGGGCCCCGTAAGACCCTATATTGTTACTGATCCGAGTGCCGAATTGGCCTCATTGCGAACCATGGTCACTCTTAAAGAGAAGCTGTTAGTGGCCTGTCTCGCCATCTTTACGGCGGTAGTCAGATTGCACGGTCTGGCATGGCCCGACAGCGTGGTATTCGATGAAGTACATTTTGGTGGGTTTGCCTCGCAGTACATTAAGGGCACTTACTTCATGGATGTGCACCCCCCTCTTGCTAAGATGTTGTATGCTGGTGTGGCATCGCTTGGTGGATTTCAAGGTGATTTTGACTTCGAAAACATTGGTGACAGCTTTCCATCTACGACGCCATACGTATTGATGAGATTTTTCTCTGCTTCTTTGGGTGCTCTTACCGTGCTTTTGATGTACATGACTTTACGTTATTCCGGTGTTCGTATGTGGGTTGCGCTGATCAGCGCCATCTGCTTTGCCATTGAAAACTCGTACGTGACTATTTCTCGTTATATTCTATTGGATGCCCCATTGATGTTTTTCATTGCTGCTGCAGTCTACTCTTTTAAGAAGTACGAAATGTATCCTGCCAACTCGCTCAATGCTTACAAGTCCTTGCTGGCCACCGGTATTGCCCTTGGTATGGCCTCTTCATCCAAATGGGTTGGCCTTTTCACAGTTACATGGGTAGGCCTTCTATGTATCTGGAGACTATGGTTCATGATTGGGGATTTGACTAAATCTTCCAAGTCAATCTTCAAAGTGGTATTCGCCAAGTTGGCCTTCTTATTGGGTGTGCCTTTTGCTCTTTACCTgatcttcttttatatCCATTTCCAATCACTATCTTTGGACGGCGATGGTGCAAGTTTCTTTTCCCCTGAATTTAGATCTACATTAAAGAACAATAAGATCCCACAAAATGTCGTTGCTGATGTCGGCATTGGTTCTATCATCAGTTTACGTCATCTCTCTACCATGGGCGGTTATTTGCATTCTCATTCACACAATTATCCAGCGGGTTCggaacaacaacaaatcaCTTTATATCCTCACATGGATGCCAATAATGATTGGTTGTTGGAACTTTACAACGCACCAGGCGAGTCTTTAACAACTTTTCAGAACTTAACCGATGGTACAAAGGTTAGACTATTCCACACCGTTACGAGATGCAGGTTACACTCTCATGACCATAAGCCACCTGTTTCAGAAAGCAGCGACTGGCAGAAGGAAGTTTCTTGTTATGGTTACAGTGGATTCGACGGTGATGCAAATGATGACTGGGTTGTTGAGATTGATAAAAAGAATTCTGCTCCTGGAGTTGCCCAAGAACGGGTTATAGCTTTGGACACCAAATTCAGATTGAGACATGCCATGACTGGCTgttatttgttttctcatGAAGTCAAGTTGCCAGCTTGGGGGTTCGAACAACAAGAAGTTACTTGTGCCTCCTCTGGTAGACATGACTTAACGTTGTGGTACGTCGAGAACAACAGTAACCCATTGCTGCCAGAAGATACCAACCGTATCTCTTATAAACCTGCAAGCTTCATCtccaaatttattgaatcaCATAAAAAGATGTGGCATATTAATAAGAATTTGGTCGAACCTCATGTCTACGAATCTCAACCAACCTCGTGGCCATTCTTGCTACGTGGTATCAGTTACTGGGGTGAAAATAACAGAAATGTTTATTTGTTAGGCAATGCCATCGTATGGTGGGCAGTAACCGCCTTCATTGGCATTTTCGGATTGATTGTTATCACTGAATTGTTCTCGTGGCAAGTAGGTAAACCAATTTTGAAGGATTCTAAGGTTGTCAACTTCCACGTTCAAGTTATTCACTACTTATTGGGTTTTGCCATCCATTATGCTCCATCTTTCTTGATGCAACGTCAAATGTTTTTGCATCATTACCTGCCTGCTTACTATTTCGGTATCCTTGCCCTTGGCCACGCCTTAGACATAATAGTTTCTTATGTTTTCCGTAGCAAGAGACAAATGGGCTATGCAGTATTGATCGCCTTCCTTGCCGCTTCTGCGTATTTCTTCAAGAGCTTCAGCCCAATTATTTATGGTACTCCATGGACTCAAGAATTGTGTCAAAAATCGCAGTGGTTGTCTGGTTGGGACTACAATTGTAATACatacttttcttccttGGAAGAATACAAAAACCAAACCCTAACTAGACGTGAATCTCAACCTGCTGCTACTAGTactgttgaagaaatcactATAGAAGGAGACGGACCATCATACGAAGATCTCATGAACGAAGATGGCAAGAAAATCTTCAAGGACACAGAAGGTAATGAGCTAGATCCCGAAGTTGTCAAAAAGATGTTGGAGGAAGAAGGAGCCAACATTTTAAAAGTAGAAAAAAGAGCTGTTCTGGAATAA
- the GET3 gene encoding guanine nucleotide exchange factor GET3 (Guanine nucleotide exchange factor for Gpa1p~similar to YDL100C), with the protein MDLTVEPNLHSLINSTTHKWIFVGGKGGVGKTTSSCSIAIQMALTQPNKQFLLISTDPAHNLSDAFGEKFGKDARKVTGMNNLSCMEIDPSAALKDMNDMAVSRANNNGSDGQGDDLGSLLQGGALADLTGSIPGIDEALSFMEVMKHIKRQEQGEGETFDTVIFDTAPTGHTLRFLQLPNTLSKLLEKFGEITNKLGPMLNSFMGAGNVDISGKLNELKANVETIRQQFTDPDLTTFVCVCISEFLSLYETERLIQELISYDMDVNSIIVNQLLFAENDQEHNCKRCQARWKMQKKYLDQIDELYEDFHVVKMPLCAGEIRGLNNLTKFSHFLNKEYDPVADGKVIYELEDKE; encoded by the coding sequence ATGGATTTAACCGTGGAACCTAACTTGCACTCTTTAATTAACTCAACCACTCACAAGTGGATTTTCGTTGGTGGTAAAGGTGGTGTTGGTAAGACTACTTCATCATGTTCCATTGCTATTCAAATGGCTTTGACTCAGCCCAACAAGCAGTTCCTATTGATCTCTACTGATCCGGCCCATAACTTAAGTGACGCATTTGGTGAGAAATTTGGTAAAGATGCCAGAAAGGTGACAGGCATGAATAATCTATCATGTATGGAAATCGACCCATCCGCTGCTTTGAAGGATATGAACGACATGGCAGTTTCTCGCGCTAACAATAACGGAAGTGATGGTCAAGGTGACGATCTAGGAAGCTTGCTTCAAGGCGGCGCTCTTGCAGATTTGACCGGTTCCATTCCAGGTATCGACGAAGCTTTATCCTTCATGGAAGTGATGAAGCACATCAAAAGACAAGAACAGGGTGAGGGTGAAACCTTCGATACTGTCATTTTTGACACTGCTCCAACTGGCCACACACTAAGATTTCTACAACTGCCAAATACTTTATCCAAgcttttggaaaagttcGGTGAAATTACTAACAAATTGGGTCCAATGCTAAACTCCTTTATGGGCGCGGGTAATGTCGATATCTCTGGTAAATTGAACGAATTGAAGGCCAACGTGGAGACCATCAGACAACAATTCACAGATCCTGATCTAACAACTTTTGTTTGTGTTTGTATCAGTGAATTCTTGTCGTTATATGAAACTGAAAGATTGATTCAAGAATTGATTTCCTACGATATGGACGTTAATTCCATCATTGTTAACCAATTGTTATTTGCTGAAAATGATCAAGAGCACAACTGCAAAAGGTGTCAAGCAAGATGGAAGATGCAAAAGAAGTACTTAGACCAAATCGACGAATTGTACGAAGACTTCCACGTCGTTAAAATGCCATTATGTGCCGGAGAAATCAGGGGATTAAATAACTTGACAAAGTTCTCACATTTTTTAAACAAAGAATATGACCCTGTTGCTGATGGCAAAGTCATCTATGAGCTAGAAGATAAGGAATAG